The following proteins come from a genomic window of Sporosarcina sp. 6E9:
- the noc gene encoding nucleoid occlusion protein, with product MKSPFSRFFGGEKETEADIEPSGERQEQIEKIAIDAIKPNKYQPRSVFSEEKIEELARTIHTHGVIQPIVIRSVGNGEYEIIAGERRYRAMKFLEWTEVPAIVRDLDDRETASIALIENLQREELTPIEEAYAYEQLLGLHSLTQEALAQRLGKGQSTIANKLRLLKLPEEVKAAIMSKKLSERHARALMPLKDPELQIALHEEAIANQLNVKQLEERVYKVLHPKKEDPKNKTPKRKSVSRDVRIALNTIKQSLSLVSKSGIDVETEEEDSEDFYTITVKIPKKK from the coding sequence ATGAAAAGTCCTTTTTCACGTTTTTTTGGTGGAGAAAAAGAAACTGAAGCTGATATTGAACCAAGTGGGGAACGTCAAGAACAGATAGAAAAAATTGCAATTGACGCGATAAAACCTAACAAATATCAGCCTAGATCTGTATTTTCTGAAGAGAAAATTGAGGAACTTGCAAGAACAATTCATACACATGGCGTCATTCAACCAATTGTTATTCGTTCTGTCGGTAATGGTGAGTATGAAATTATTGCAGGTGAACGAAGATATCGAGCGATGAAATTTTTAGAATGGACAGAAGTTCCGGCCATTGTCCGGGACTTAGATGATAGGGAAACTGCCTCCATTGCTTTAATAGAAAACTTGCAACGGGAGGAATTAACACCGATAGAAGAGGCCTATGCCTACGAACAATTATTGGGGTTACACTCATTGACGCAAGAAGCTTTAGCGCAAAGGTTGGGCAAAGGGCAATCCACAATTGCAAATAAGTTACGACTACTAAAATTGCCTGAAGAAGTTAAAGCGGCAATTATGAGCAAAAAACTATCTGAACGACATGCACGTGCTTTGATGCCATTAAAAGATCCTGAACTTCAAATAGCCTTGCATGAAGAAGCCATTGCGAACCAATTAAACGTGAAGCAATTGGAAGAAAGAGTTTATAAAGTTTTACATCCAAAAAAAGAAGATCCAAAGAATAAAACACCAAAGAGAAAATCAGTAAGCCGCGATGTTAGAATAGCACTTAATACCATTAAACAATCTCTAAGTCTTGTATCCAAAAGTGGAATCGATGTAGAAACAGAGGAAGAAGATTCAGAGGATTTTTACACGATTACAGTTAAAATACCTAAGAAAAAATAA
- a CDS encoding ParB/RepB/Spo0J family partition protein, producing the protein MARGLGKGINALFPGESLLKADKAGKAETVEKVHVKSIKPNPYQPRKVFDEVAIKELSDSIKEHGILQPIIVRKTGMTYEIVVGERRFRAAKLAGLDEIPAVVRELTDEETMELAILENLQREDLTPIEEAEAYHNLMENLKLTQEQLAFRLGKSRSHIANHVRLLSLPKKIRDTITEGKLSMGHGRTLLGLRTKEQMHVVAERVLKEGLNVRQLERLVQKINENVPRETKKKETEDLFLMERESTLRDYFGTNVVIKKNKNKGKIEIEFFSEDDLERILDLLNE; encoded by the coding sequence ATGGCTAGAGGTCTTGGGAAAGGAATTAATGCATTATTTCCAGGCGAATCATTATTGAAAGCAGATAAAGCAGGTAAAGCAGAAACTGTTGAAAAAGTACATGTGAAAAGTATAAAGCCGAATCCATACCAACCACGGAAAGTGTTTGATGAGGTTGCGATCAAAGAATTAAGTGACTCGATTAAAGAACATGGAATTCTTCAACCTATCATTGTAAGGAAAACTGGAATGACATATGAAATTGTAGTTGGCGAGAGAAGATTTCGAGCAGCCAAACTCGCAGGATTGGACGAAATACCGGCTGTCGTTCGTGAATTAACGGATGAAGAGACAATGGAATTGGCGATACTTGAGAACCTTCAAAGGGAAGATTTGACGCCAATTGAAGAAGCAGAAGCGTATCACAATCTTATGGAAAACTTAAAACTCACGCAAGAGCAATTAGCATTTCGACTTGGGAAAAGTAGATCACATATCGCAAACCATGTTCGTCTACTATCTCTTCCAAAGAAAATTAGAGATACAATTACTGAAGGTAAATTGTCAATGGGACATGGACGAACATTACTCGGTCTAAGAACAAAAGAGCAAATGCATGTAGTTGCGGAAAGAGTGCTTAAAGAAGGATTAAACGTACGACAGCTAGAAAGACTTGTACAAAAAATAAACGAAAATGTTCCACGTGAAACAAAAAAGAAGGAAACTGAAGATTTGTTTTTAATGGAACGTGAATCAACGTTAAGAGATTATTTTGGGACGAATGTAGTCATTAAAAAGAACAAAAATAAAGGTAAAATTGAAATTGAATTCTTCTCGGAAGATGATTTAGAAAGAATACTAGATTTATTGAATGAGTAA
- a CDS encoding DUF554 domain-containing protein, with protein MILFGSVLNALLIIIGAVIGRFLHNIPERMKETVMYGIGLAVSVIGIQMTFESTQVLIVIVSIVVGAVIGEWIDLDEKINKLGHWIESKMPKKTEGPGVAQGFVTATLIFVIGSMAIIGAIDSGLRNDHDVLLMKGIIDGFTSIILSSTLGIGVAIAAVPVLLYQGIITLFSTQISKYIPDELLSFFISEMTATGGLMILAIGLNLIGLTKIRVANLIPGILVVAIVVSVVFVL; from the coding sequence TTGATTTTATTCGGGTCGGTCTTAAACGCTTTGTTAATTATTATCGGGGCAGTAATTGGTAGATTCCTACATAATATACCTGAACGTATGAAAGAAACTGTCATGTACGGCATCGGCTTGGCGGTTTCAGTTATAGGGATTCAAATGACCTTTGAAAGTACTCAAGTTCTCATAGTCATCGTAAGTATTGTAGTAGGTGCTGTCATTGGGGAATGGATTGATCTGGATGAAAAGATAAACAAGTTAGGCCATTGGATTGAAAGTAAAATGCCGAAAAAAACAGAAGGTCCCGGAGTTGCACAGGGATTCGTAACGGCTACGCTTATTTTTGTTATCGGATCAATGGCAATTATAGGCGCTATCGATAGCGGTTTAAGAAATGATCATGACGTATTATTGATGAAAGGCATTATCGATGGTTTTACGTCAATCATATTAAGTTCAACGCTTGGAATCGGCGTTGCGATTGCAGCGGTTCCAGTACTTTTATATCAAGGTATTATCACACTATTTTCAACACAAATTAGTAAGTACATACCCGATGAACTGTTAAGTTTTTTTATCTCGGAAATGACAGCAACGGGCGGTCTTATGATTTTGGCGATTGGGTTAAATTTAATCGGACTAACTAAAATTAGAGTTGCTAATTTAATCCCGGGAATTTTAGTCGTAGCCATTGTTGTTTCAGTTGTTTTTGTTCTATAA
- a CDS encoding AAA family ATPase: MGRIIAIANQKGGVGKTTTSVNLSACLAHIGKKVLLIDTDPQGNATSGVGINKGDVQNCIYDILIDDVDMNDVILQTKVDNLDIIPATISLAGAEIELVSTISREVRMKHAIHEAKDIYDYIIIDCPPSLGLLTINALTASDAIIIPVQCEYYALEGLSQLLSTIRLVQKHLNEELSIDGVLLTMFDARTNLGIQVIDEVKKYFQDKVYRTIIPRNVRLSEAPSHGEPIIVYDSRSRGAEVYLELAKEVVHNG; encoded by the coding sequence GTGGGAAGAATTATAGCGATCGCCAACCAAAAGGGGGGCGTCGGGAAAACGACAACATCTGTAAATCTAAGTGCTTGCCTTGCCCATATAGGCAAAAAGGTCTTACTAATTGATACAGATCCACAAGGTAATGCGACAAGTGGGGTAGGTATCAATAAAGGAGACGTCCAAAACTGCATTTATGATATTTTGATTGATGATGTTGATATGAATGACGTTATTTTACAAACGAAAGTAGATAACTTAGATATTATCCCGGCTACAATTTCATTAGCAGGGGCAGAGATTGAACTGGTTTCAACAATTTCAAGAGAAGTTCGAATGAAACATGCCATTCATGAGGCTAAGGATATCTATGATTATATCATTATAGATTGTCCACCTTCGCTCGGTTTATTGACAATCAACGCGTTAACGGCATCAGATGCAATAATAATACCGGTGCAGTGTGAATATTATGCACTTGAAGGATTAAGTCAATTATTAAGTACAATTCGTCTTGTTCAAAAACATCTGAATGAAGAATTATCAATCGACGGCGTTTTACTGACAATGTTTGATGCGAGAACAAATTTAGGGATTCAAGTAATTGATGAAGTTAAAAAGTATTTTCAAGACAAAGTATACAGAACAATTATTCCGAGAAACGTAAGACTGAGCGAGGCACCGAGTCACGGAGAACCAATCATTGTTTATGATTCAAGATCACGTGGTGCAGAAGTGTATTTAGAGCTTGCAAAGGAAGTGGTGCACAATGGCTAG